A genomic region of Candidatus Cloacimonadota bacterium contains the following coding sequences:
- a CDS encoding T9SS type A sorting domain-containing protein, with translation MRKAIFCIVFMATIFLAANPVEPMIVQQLWFDNNDELIMQLGEQSFWFSSETICIECDGLSMQITIPDEQEGGSLPEFNLSELMPGIAATRESGSVSIDLSYATIHESVSWGDNWDCDTDALIGTQSIYQYLDSIHTPDGRISMPAWAKSPDPSLVSYYNCSSHSQVSIYVKNLEGIPIENIPVYYQDHIFAYGYTDGSGLFVRDINSRNSRFRVFAPDVQDVPALEAIFMAQPDEVYNYTVTIDYTSNTDPTLPAVIGKFSLKPNVINSQEAMVPEFDKKLERPAVMKLYDIKGRYIQSYAFVPQQSWIPPSLSSGMYFLRLMDGKNTLGTAKFIILK, from the coding sequence ATGCGTAAAGCTATATTCTGCATTGTATTTATGGCTACGATCTTCTTGGCAGCCAATCCAGTAGAGCCCATGATTGTTCAACAGCTATGGTTCGACAACAATGATGAACTTATCATGCAGTTGGGTGAACAAAGTTTTTGGTTCTCCTCAGAAACAATCTGCATAGAATGCGATGGGTTAAGCATGCAAATCACCATTCCTGACGAGCAAGAAGGGGGATCCCTACCCGAGTTTAATCTAAGTGAGTTAATGCCAGGCATTGCGGCTACTCGTGAATCCGGCTCGGTTAGTATTGATCTTTCGTACGCCACTATTCACGAGTCCGTTTCATGGGGAGATAATTGGGATTGTGATACAGATGCACTGATAGGAACTCAATCGATCTATCAGTACCTCGATTCAATCCACACTCCAGATGGACGCATCTCAATGCCGGCTTGGGCAAAAAGCCCGGATCCAAGCCTTGTTTCATATTACAACTGTTCTTCACACTCTCAAGTAAGCATCTATGTCAAAAATTTGGAAGGCATTCCCATAGAGAACATTCCGGTTTACTATCAGGATCATATATTTGCTTATGGATATACCGATGGTAGCGGGTTATTTGTGCGTGACATAAACAGTCGCAACAGCAGATTTAGAGTATTTGCTCCAGATGTGCAGGATGTACCTGCTTTGGAAGCAATATTTATGGCGCAACCAGATGAAGTTTACAACTATACTGTAACCATAGATTACACCTCAAACACAGATCCCACACTTCCGGCCGTTATTGGTAAGTTTAGCCTTAAGCCGAATGTAATAAACAGTCAAGAGGCAATGGTTCCAGAATTCGATAAGAAGCTTGAACGCCCTGCAGTAATGAAACTTTATGATATCAAAGGCAGGTACATACAGAGTTATGCTTTTGTTCCGCAGCAAAGCTGGATTCCTCCAAGTCTAAGCAGCGGGATGTATTTTTTGCGCTTGATGGATGGGAAGAATACGTTGGGAACAGCAAAGTTCATTATTCTCAAATAG